A region from the Polaribacter sp. Hel1_33_78 genome encodes:
- a CDS encoding AraC family transcriptional regulator: protein MKEIYCVKSINEVHQMLGLGAPKHPLITIIRKWPKIDFDFEKIKLTSELYLISMKGKISGTTFQYGKGSYDFADATLVFLAPKQVASLADPIEELDDSGWTIMFHPDLIRRSELGKEIENYSFFNYETNEALHLSDVEKQSLLELVKKIDLELNLNIDKHSQDIIIQNLESILKYSYRYYDRQFFTRTNQNKDLVSKFEQYLQKYFSSSDLSEKGVPSVKQCGEAMNMSGSYLSDLLKIETGRSAKDHISSHLIEKAKTTLLNSNSSISEIAFNLGFDYPQHFSQLFKKKVGMNPTKYRKSN, encoded by the coding sequence ATGAAAGAGATTTATTGTGTTAAAAGTATTAATGAAGTACACCAAATGCTTGGATTGGGAGCGCCAAAACACCCATTAATAACCATAATAAGAAAATGGCCCAAGATTGATTTTGACTTTGAAAAAATAAAGCTGACTAGTGAGCTTTATCTCATTTCAATGAAAGGTAAAATATCAGGAACAACCTTTCAATATGGCAAGGGTTCATACGATTTCGCTGATGCAACATTAGTTTTTCTAGCTCCAAAACAAGTAGCATCATTGGCTGATCCGATTGAAGAACTTGACGATTCAGGATGGACAATCATGTTTCACCCAGATTTGATTCGAAGATCAGAACTAGGGAAGGAAATCGAAAACTATTCATTCTTTAACTATGAGACTAATGAAGCTCTCCATCTATCTGATGTGGAAAAACAGTCGCTTTTAGAACTAGTTAAAAAAATAGATTTAGAGTTAAACCTCAATATAGATAAGCACTCTCAAGATATAATTATTCAGAACCTTGAGAGTATTTTAAAATATAGCTACCGATATTATGATAGGCAGTTCTTCACGAGAACCAACCAAAACAAAGACCTCGTGAGTAAATTCGAACAATACTTGCAAAAGTATTTTTCATCTTCAGATTTATCCGAAAAGGGAGTGCCTTCAGTTAAACAATGTGGAGAAGCTATGAATATGTCAGGTTCCTATTTAAGCGACTTATTAAAAATAGAAACAGGAAGAAGTGCCAAAGACCACATATCTTCTCATTTAATTGAAAAAGCAAAAACCACATTATTAAATTCAAACTCATCGATTAGTGAGATTGCTTTTAATTTGGGGTTTGATTACCCACAGCATTTTAGCCAATTATTCAAAAAGAAAGTTGGCATGAACCCAACGAAATACCGAAAATCAAACTAG
- a CDS encoding DUF6266 family protein, which translates to MGKIAQGILGGLSGKVGNIVGGSWKGIDYIRIKPSSVANPRTEGQVNQRNKFTITLEYLQATSDFIKIGYKSFAVKKTEFNAAMSYVLNNAVGGIAPNFTIDYSLALLSRGSLSSVLNGSTDLATPGQVTFEWNDNSAEGNANVTDKAMVLVYNPSKKESISILDGADRTVGSQMVTIPNTYAGDTVELFMAFVSADGTQVSNSVYLGSGTAA; encoded by the coding sequence ATGGGGAAAATAGCCCAAGGAATTTTAGGAGGCTTATCTGGTAAGGTAGGTAACATTGTTGGAGGTAGCTGGAAAGGTATCGACTACATTAGAATTAAGCCATCTAGCGTGGCGAATCCTCGAACAGAGGGACAAGTAAACCAGCGTAATAAATTTACTATTACATTGGAGTATTTACAGGCTACAAGCGATTTTATTAAGATTGGTTACAAGTCGTTTGCAGTTAAAAAGACTGAATTTAATGCTGCAATGTCTTATGTATTAAATAACGCAGTAGGAGGTATCGCACCTAACTTTACAATCGATTATTCTTTAGCTTTATTGAGTAGAGGTTCTTTGTCAAGTGTTTTAAATGGTTCCACCGATTTAGCAACACCAGGACAAGTAACTTTTGAATGGAATGATAACTCGGCAGAAGGTAACGCAAATGTAACAGACAAAGCGATGGTATTGGTTTACAATCCAAGTAAGAAAGAATCAATTTCTATTTTGGATGGTGCTGATAGAACTGTAGGTTCGCAAATGGTTACAATACCAAATACCTACGCAGGAGACACAGTAGAGCTATTTATGGCGTTTGTTTCGGCTGATGGTACACAAGTATCAAATAGTGTGTATTTAGGCTCTGGTACGGCAGCTTAA
- a CDS encoding DNA methyltransferase: METEKLTNFIDDIVFIDSIKRNKKYDRVSKLHKYWSRKPWYLIEKSILDYSKEGDLVLDPFIGSGTVALESLLNNRKAVGYDLNPFACFLSNELVNNIDFEVNDYNEELHSIEHFMRENILPLYAVGKSNNLLFNENYYILYWYSGTKLPDDYNCIVTDANFKERIKSKIDTKTLTKKFVLNGSVPTNKFPKEFYKDRFSYKGYSKVSDFYSSRNLSALSSLNKHLKESEYKYKDLFLIAFTNTVLHASVLKGTNVRPLGVNNYWIPDDNIQENVVWRYLDRAKNVAIAKNTIRDRWLEKNKPEILKPEILNKSSLKLDEFKDNTVDYIITDPPYGDVIQYSELSFIWNSWLDVVYENKNEVIINPKQDKDSSDFLESIKVFIENSYRVLKNESKFTLCFQNKNIDIWYSILELIKEAGFSLFDTKVYETVGSTYNQNWAKFSPKNDLYVTFIKSNNIVNQNDFPIDYLSLISEVKTNLKELKKDSTAIIFDVFVCTVIEKLFNGYHITGLKGLTLKKLVKKFEEV; the protein is encoded by the coding sequence ATGGAAACAGAAAAACTCACAAATTTTATAGATGACATAGTTTTTATTGATTCCATTAAAAGAAATAAAAAATATGACAGGGTATCTAAATTACACAAGTATTGGTCTCGTAAACCTTGGTATTTAATTGAAAAATCTATTCTTGATTATAGTAAAGAAGGTGATTTAGTATTAGACCCTTTTATTGGTTCAGGCACAGTGGCATTAGAATCATTACTTAATAATCGTAAGGCTGTAGGTTATGATTTAAATCCCTTTGCCTGTTTTTTATCAAATGAATTAGTTAACAATATTGATTTTGAAGTCAATGACTATAATGAAGAACTACATAGTATAGAACACTTTATGCGAGAAAATATTTTACCATTATATGCTGTTGGTAAAAGTAATAATTTACTCTTCAATGAGAATTATTATATTCTATACTGGTATTCAGGCACAAAACTCCCAGATGATTATAACTGCATTGTTACTGATGCAAACTTTAAGGAGAGGATAAAAAGTAAAATTGATACTAAAACATTAACCAAAAAGTTTGTGTTAAATGGAAGTGTCCCTACTAATAAATTTCCAAAAGAGTTTTATAAAGATAGGTTTAGTTATAAAGGCTACTCTAAAGTAAGTGATTTTTATTCATCTCGTAACCTATCCGCTTTATCTTCTTTAAATAAACATCTTAAAGAATCAGAATACAAATACAAAGATTTATTTTTAATAGCATTTACAAATACAGTATTACACGCCAGCGTTTTAAAAGGCACTAATGTAAGGCCTTTAGGTGTTAACAATTATTGGATTCCTGATGATAATATTCAAGAAAATGTTGTTTGGAGATACTTAGATAGAGCTAAAAATGTAGCTATCGCTAAAAACACTATAAGAGATAGATGGTTAGAAAAAAATAAACCAGAAATTCTTAAACCAGAAATTTTAAACAAATCTTCATTAAAACTTGATGAGTTTAAAGATAATACTGTTGATTACATTATAACGGATCCGCCTTATGGTGATGTAATTCAATATTCAGAATTATCTTTTATTTGGAATAGTTGGTTGGATGTAGTGTATGAGAATAAAAATGAAGTAATAATTAACCCTAAGCAGGATAAAGACTCTTCTGATTTTCTTGAATCGATAAAGGTCTTTATTGAAAATAGCTATCGTGTTCTTAAAAACGAAAGCAAATTTACTTTGTGCTTCCAGAACAAAAATATTGACATTTGGTATTCCATTTTAGAATTAATTAAAGAAGCTGGCTTTTCTTTATTTGACACCAAAGTATATGAAACTGTTGGTAGTACTTATAATCAAAACTGGGCGAAATTTTCGCCTAAAAACGACCTTTATGTTACATTCATAAAGTCAAACAATATTGTAAATCAAAATGATTTTCCAATCGATTATTTATCACTTATAAGTGAGGTAAAAACAAATCTTAAAGAATTAAAAAAAGATTCCACAGCCATAATATTTGATGTTTTTGTTTGTACTGTTATTGAAAAGCTCTTCAATGGGTATCATATAACAGGATTGAAAGGGTTAACCTTAAAAAAACTTGTTAAAAAATTTGAAGAAGTATAG
- a CDS encoding DNA methyltransferase produces MEIKFYHKPNRAVEPVSDKSANKKAKEILDNFYQNRVKLKIPSRFIENWEKVALYHPKGNLEKANSILIEPENGAYTLRNKINDLTGKEWIKFTCSWFIFNAIKEDIKQEKALDPNSETHPATYSPTMISDFISFFTKEGDNVLDPFMGIGSTAEACKRTSRIAYGTELNHKYHSIAIRRDKKFEKNIINGDAKLIDTYGFPQIDFSISSPPYWDILNRSTGDFKKVRDKKQLDTKYSEHNLDLGNIDDYDEFIKSCAEVYVKMYKILREGAHIVIIIKNVKKDGKFYPLAWDLAKELSTLYDLKDEKIWIQDKIGLAPYGYPFSWTSNILHHYCLILKKV; encoded by the coding sequence ATGGAAATAAAATTCTATCATAAGCCTAATAGGGCTGTAGAGCCAGTAAGCGATAAGTCAGCTAATAAAAAAGCTAAAGAAATTTTAGATAATTTCTATCAAAATAGAGTCAAACTAAAAATTCCTTCGAGATTTATCGAAAATTGGGAAAAAGTTGCATTATATCATCCTAAAGGTAATTTAGAGAAAGCTAATTCTATATTGATAGAGCCTGAAAATGGTGCATATACATTAAGGAATAAAATTAATGACCTTACAGGAAAAGAATGGATAAAATTCACTTGTAGTTGGTTTATTTTTAATGCTATAAAAGAAGATATAAAGCAAGAGAAAGCTCTTGACCCTAATTCAGAAACACATCCAGCAACATACTCGCCTACAATGATTTCAGATTTTATTTCTTTCTTCACAAAAGAAGGAGATAATGTGTTAGACCCATTTATGGGCATAGGTAGTACCGCTGAGGCGTGTAAAAGAACTAGTAGAATTGCATATGGTACAGAATTAAACCATAAATACCATAGCATAGCAATTAGAAGGGATAAGAAATTTGAAAAAAATATAATCAATGGTGATGCAAAATTAATAGACACTTATGGTTTTCCTCAAATTGATTTTTCAATCAGCTCACCTCCATATTGGGATATATTAAATAGAAGTACAGGAGACTTTAAAAAAGTAAGAGATAAAAAGCAATTAGACACCAAGTATTCTGAACATAATCTTGATTTAGGTAACATTGATGATTATGACGAGTTCATAAAGTCTTGTGCTGAGGTTTACGTAAAAATGTATAAAATCTTACGTGAAGGTGCTCACATCGTAATTATTATTAAAAACGTTAAAAAGGATGGGAAGTTTTATCCTTTAGCTTGGGATTTAGCAAAGGAACTAAGCACTTTATATGATTTAAAAGATGAAAAGATATGGATTCAAGATAAGATAGGGTTGGCACCTTATGGTTACCCTTTTTCTTGGACAAGTAACATTTTACATCATTATTGTTTAATACTCAAAAAGGTGTAA
- a CDS encoding helix-turn-helix domain-containing protein, with protein MNRIKAVLEEKGIKQVWLADKLSKSFNTVNGYVQNRNQPSLEVLYEIAKILNVEIAELLIKKE; from the coding sequence ATGAACAGAATAAAAGCGGTTTTAGAAGAAAAGGGCATAAAGCAAGTGTGGTTAGCAGATAAGCTAAGTAAAAGCTTTAATACTGTTAATGGCTACGTGCAAAATAGAAATCAACCGAGTTTAGAAGTGCTATATGAAATAGCTAAAATATTAAATGTTGAAATAGCAGAATTACTCATTAAAAAAGAATAA